From Mobula hypostoma chromosome 8, sMobHyp1.1, whole genome shotgun sequence, the proteins below share one genomic window:
- the LOC134350054 gene encoding DNA replication licensing factor MCM3-like — translation MSSDVARTSPVTARTLETLIRLSTAHAKARMSKSIDLQDAEAAVELVQFAYFKKVLERQKKSRKDESDVETEEEEVTQDDGDSKKRRKPQSKGGEGRKRRRELGEDEQYDPYDFSDAEEEAPDTQPRTPKTPDADERMDVGDGAAETVLSEERLKVFKAALLDAFKAVHAQSLGMQTLMASINKGNEVPFSEEEVQAALDKMQEDNQIMVSDQIIFLI, via the coding sequence ATGAGTTCCGATGTGGCTCGGACTTCACCGGTCACTGCCCGAACTCTGGAGACCTTGATCAGGTTGTCGACTGCCCACGCAAAAGCCAGGATGAGCAAATCCATCGACCTCCAAGATGCTGAAGCTGCTGTCGAACTGGTTCAGTTTGCTTACTTCAAGAAGGTTTTGGAGAGACAAAAGAAATCACGCAAAGATGAGAGTGAcgtggagacggaggaagaggaggTGACCCAGGATGATGGCGACAGCAAGAAGAGGAGGAAGCCCCAGTCGAagggtggtgaaggcagaaaGCGGAGACGGGAGCTGGGTGAGGATGAGCAGTATGACCCCTACGACTTCAGTGATGCTGAGGAGGAGGCTCCAGACACCCAGCCGCGCACTCCAAAGACCCCTGATGCTGACGAGCGGATGGACGTCGGTGATGGAGCTGCTGAAACTGTGCTAAGTGAAGAAAGGTTGAAGGTGTTCAAAGCTGCCCTGTTAGATGCTTTCAAAGCTGTACATGCACAGTCCCTCGGAATGCAAACCCTGATGGCTTCAATCAACAAAGGAAATGAGGTTCCATTCTCCGAGGAGGAGGTGCAGGCCGCTCTCGACAAGATGCAGGAAGACAACCAGATTATGGTGTCAGATCAGATCATCTTCCTGATCTGA